The Leucobacter rhizosphaerae genome includes a region encoding these proteins:
- a CDS encoding phosphotriesterase family protein, whose protein sequence is MEIPDRSGLAQTVLGPVRPEQLGATLMHEHLFLDIRRPVHSAGPRAGEWAEAAEAPLSLDTLAAVRRGAVSSDNDLLNDPELMRDEIAVFAQQGGGTVVEVTTPGIGRDPRALAALSRAVGLHVIMGAGWYQRDLHPAEFASLEIEELTATIVRDLVEGVDGGALRGPIRAGIIGEVGAEGAPVHAEEIRSLRAAARASALTGAPITLHQGGMGEERLRVLDVLEEEGADPRSVIFGHAGTIAEDLPLARRLLARGATVEADFLGTTGSPWGTLFPFTDRSVARGFAELVADGWGSQLVLGGDVCQRVQLRAYGGHGYGYLVDHFLPTLADFGVGPEAMTQMMVGTPARLLAFRAPRRSAAG, encoded by the coding sequence GTGGAGATCCCGGACCGGAGCGGGCTCGCGCAGACCGTGCTCGGCCCGGTGCGACCCGAGCAGCTGGGCGCCACGCTCATGCACGAGCACCTGTTTCTCGACATCCGTCGCCCGGTGCACTCGGCGGGCCCCCGAGCGGGCGAGTGGGCGGAGGCGGCCGAAGCGCCGCTTTCCCTCGACACGCTCGCCGCGGTGCGGCGCGGTGCCGTGAGCTCCGACAACGACCTGCTGAACGACCCCGAGCTGATGCGCGATGAGATCGCCGTGTTCGCCCAGCAGGGCGGGGGCACCGTCGTCGAGGTCACCACCCCGGGCATCGGCCGCGACCCGCGGGCGCTCGCGGCGCTCAGCCGTGCGGTCGGACTCCACGTGATCATGGGGGCGGGCTGGTATCAGCGCGACCTGCACCCGGCGGAGTTCGCCTCGCTCGAGATCGAGGAGCTCACCGCGACCATCGTGCGCGATCTCGTGGAGGGCGTCGACGGCGGTGCCCTCCGCGGCCCCATCCGCGCCGGGATCATCGGCGAGGTGGGTGCCGAGGGGGCTCCGGTGCACGCCGAAGAGATCCGGAGCCTCCGCGCGGCGGCCCGAGCGTCCGCGCTCACGGGAGCACCCATCACGCTGCATCAGGGCGGCATGGGGGAGGAGCGGTTGCGAGTGCTCGATGTGCTCGAGGAGGAGGGAGCGGATCCACGGTCGGTGATCTTCGGGCACGCCGGCACGATCGCCGAGGATCTGCCGCTCGCACGCCGGCTGCTCGCGCGCGGCGCGACGGTCGAGGCCGACTTCCTCGGCACGACGGGCAGCCCGTGGGGCACGCTGTTCCCGTTCACCGACCGCAGTGTCGCGCGCGGCTTCGCCGAGCTCGTCGCCGACGGCTGGGGATCGCAGCTCGTGCTCGGCGGGGACGTGTGCCAGCGCGTGCAGCTGCGCGCGTACGGCGGGCACGGCTACGGCTACCTCGTCGATCACTTCCTGCCGACGCTGGCCGACTTCGGGGTGGGGCCGGAGGCGATGACGCAGATGATGGTGGGCACCCCCGCCCGTCTGCTCGCCTTCCGCGCGCCGAGGCGGTCAGCAGCCGGCTAG
- a CDS encoding methyltransferase family protein, producing the protein MTATPERIVDIAIGFMGAKQLQSASRIGLFTALADGPRTAAELAAATSRAERQVRTLADAMNALGLLDRENGRYALVEDSAAYLAGSGDVDLTPFLAFLGDISYPQWLGYGRTVDTDEAGTLDLDEAGWADFLDGVMTYNALHAEQFGRAFDFSAYRSALDFGGLAAGFSLAAMAQNDRLTTRYVYAPGFTESIAEAARAAGVEDRITVEEADTESATPGGDHDLVLLTHVLHRFDEAQNRAILRAARDAAAPGATLLLLDFFLDAEPTQRAIDALHAGEYFNIDGTVVYPVDQVESWLAETGWQSDRLVALPGSPRVLVATAI; encoded by the coding sequence ATGACCGCAACCCCCGAACGCATCGTCGACATCGCCATCGGATTCATGGGGGCGAAGCAGCTCCAGTCCGCGAGCCGCATCGGCCTGTTCACCGCACTCGCGGACGGCCCGCGCACGGCCGCGGAGCTCGCCGCGGCGACCAGCCGCGCGGAGCGCCAGGTCCGCACACTCGCCGACGCCATGAACGCGCTGGGGCTCCTGGATCGCGAGAACGGCCGGTACGCGCTCGTCGAAGACTCGGCCGCGTATCTCGCCGGGTCCGGCGACGTCGATCTCACCCCGTTCCTCGCGTTCCTCGGCGACATCAGCTACCCGCAGTGGCTCGGCTACGGGCGCACCGTCGACACCGACGAGGCCGGGACGCTCGACCTCGACGAGGCCGGCTGGGCGGACTTCCTCGACGGTGTCATGACCTACAACGCCCTGCACGCGGAGCAGTTCGGTCGCGCGTTCGACTTCTCCGCCTACCGCTCCGCGCTCGACTTCGGCGGGCTCGCGGCGGGCTTCTCGCTCGCGGCGATGGCGCAGAACGACCGGCTCACCACTCGCTACGTCTACGCGCCGGGCTTCACGGAGTCGATCGCCGAGGCGGCGCGCGCGGCCGGGGTCGAGGATCGGATCACGGTGGAGGAGGCCGACACGGAATCGGCAACTCCCGGGGGCGATCACGACCTGGTGCTCCTCACCCACGTGCTGCACCGCTTCGACGAGGCGCAGAACCGCGCGATCCTCCGCGCCGCGCGCGACGCGGCGGCACCCGGCGCCACTCTGCTGCTGCTCGACTTCTTCCTCGACGCGGAGCCCACGCAGCGGGCGATTGACGCCCTGCACGCGGGGGAGTACTTCAACATCGACGGCACGGTCGTGTACCCCGTCGATCAGGTCGAGTCCTGGCTCGCGGAGACCGGGTGGCAGAGTGATCGGCTCGTGGCGCTGCCGGGCAGCCCGCGCGTGCTCGTCGCGACCGCGATCTGA
- a CDS encoding alpha/beta fold hydrolase has protein sequence MPLSVQYHRAPAPARTAPPIVLLHGFGSSADEEFLSTGWGASLAAAGRDIIAIDLPGHGRSPAIETAEDARTSAVVRAILEAVDRVIPEHARAGTTDGMGDGTADDTTQFDVIAYSLGARLAWELPAASARVRRLVLGGLSPVEPFGAIDLDHLAAVLDGATPHTPLVGMMAGMISAPGRDTDSLARLIGGLAAEPFRPTEGGPSIPTLFVAGLGDGMTTGVEDLAAAMPRGSVTRVPGDHRGALDSVEFRIAAIEFLAD, from the coding sequence ATGCCCCTCTCCGTCCAATACCACCGCGCCCCGGCACCCGCGCGCACGGCACCCCCGATCGTGCTCCTGCACGGCTTCGGCTCCAGCGCCGACGAGGAATTCCTCAGCACGGGCTGGGGAGCGTCGCTCGCCGCCGCGGGCCGCGACATCATCGCGATCGACCTCCCGGGCCACGGTCGGAGCCCGGCGATCGAGACCGCCGAGGACGCCCGCACCTCGGCGGTCGTGCGTGCGATCCTCGAGGCGGTCGATCGGGTCATCCCCGAGCACGCGAGGGCGGGCACGACCGACGGCATGGGCGACGGCACGGCCGACGACACCACCCAGTTCGACGTCATCGCCTACTCGCTCGGCGCGCGTCTCGCGTGGGAGCTCCCGGCGGCCTCCGCGCGCGTCCGCCGCCTCGTCCTGGGCGGCCTGAGCCCCGTCGAACCCTTCGGCGCCATCGACCTCGATCACCTCGCCGCCGTGCTCGACGGCGCGACGCCGCACACCCCGCTCGTCGGCATGATGGCGGGCATGATCTCCGCGCCGGGTCGCGACACTGACTCGCTCGCGCGCCTCATCGGCGGTCTCGCCGCGGAGCCGTTCCGTCCCACCGAGGGCGGGCCGTCGATCCCGACCCTCTTCGTCGCGGGGCTCGGCGACGGCATGACCACGGGCGTGGAGGACCTCGCCGCGGCCATGCCGCGCGGATCCGTCACCCGAGTGCCCGGCGACCACCGGGGCGCCCTGGACAGCGTCGAGTTCCGCATCGCCGCGATCGAGTTCCTCGCGGACTGA
- a CDS encoding SDR family NAD(P)-dependent oxidoreductase: protein MTAPRTILITGGAGGIGLGIARAFVAAGDRVVLADRDGTAAQAAAAGLGSTARALALDITDETAVATAFDALAADGGVDVLVNNAGILSVHGAVVDLDASAYRSILDVNVVGTFAVTQAFARHRIALGNGGGTIVNLSSIGGRQPTPGMGAYESSKAAVDSITRWAAIELAQHGIRVNAVAPGPVLTPMLQAGLPEGSDARTAWSSRIPLGDLAEVDDIAHAVVFLAGAGARHITGVSLAVDGGQLLT from the coding sequence ATGACTGCACCCCGCACCATCCTCATCACCGGCGGCGCCGGCGGCATCGGCCTCGGCATCGCGCGAGCGTTCGTCGCCGCGGGCGACCGTGTGGTGCTCGCCGATCGTGACGGCACCGCTGCCCAGGCCGCCGCCGCGGGCCTCGGGAGCACGGCTCGCGCGCTCGCGCTCGACATCACCGACGAGACCGCGGTCGCGACGGCGTTCGATGCGCTCGCGGCGGACGGGGGTGTCGACGTGCTGGTGAACAACGCCGGGATCCTCTCGGTGCACGGCGCGGTCGTCGACCTCGACGCGTCTGCGTACCGTTCGATCCTCGACGTCAACGTGGTCGGTACGTTCGCCGTCACCCAGGCCTTCGCCCGACACCGGATCGCACTCGGGAACGGCGGCGGGACCATCGTGAATCTCTCCTCCATCGGTGGACGCCAGCCGACCCCGGGCATGGGGGCCTACGAGTCGAGCAAGGCGGCGGTGGATTCGATCACCCGCTGGGCGGCCATCGAACTCGCGCAGCACGGGATCAGGGTGAACGCCGTCGCCCCGGGTCCGGTCCTCACGCCGATGCTGCAGGCAGGCCTGCCCGAGGGTTCCGACGCACGCACGGCCTGGTCGAGTCGGATCCCGCTGGGCGACCTGGCCGAGGTCGACGACATCGCCCACGCGGTGGTGTTCCTCGCCGGCGCCGGGGCGCGGCACATTACCGGTGTGAGCCTCGCCGTCGACGGCGGGCAGCTGCTGACCTAG
- a CDS encoding aldo/keto reductase yields the protein MSHADPHPAPVPTQRLGPGGPEAPVFALGSWNIWDRMSREQRAELMQGAVDAGAGFFDVAYYNMGPHAEASRTDLLFGETVRELGLPRTAYQLCGKLWLWEYPETGFAEQMRVSLDRLGESGGSFDTVVVGDFMGELDVARVVHDVQRQIEAGAFASWGVNNWPASALQRALDVAAAEGLTPPSFAQLKYGLVRRSMAEGSYYGRWFRDGTLALQASDVFEGGMLVGELAPSRKIGADVGGIRERIVAAVPRVHEVAAELGATPAQLGIAFCLANPATANVLFGASSAAQLIDNLGALEVLERVGAERLRACTAEFWLDRDVRADGVWAPEL from the coding sequence GTGAGCCACGCCGATCCCCACCCCGCACCCGTTCCCACTCAACGCCTCGGCCCCGGGGGCCCGGAGGCGCCGGTGTTCGCCCTCGGGTCCTGGAACATCTGGGACCGGATGTCGCGGGAGCAGCGCGCGGAGCTCATGCAGGGCGCGGTGGACGCGGGAGCCGGATTCTTCGACGTCGCTTACTACAACATGGGACCGCACGCCGAGGCGTCCCGGACGGATCTCCTGTTCGGCGAGACCGTGCGGGAGCTCGGACTGCCGCGGACCGCCTATCAACTCTGCGGCAAGCTGTGGCTCTGGGAGTACCCCGAGACGGGCTTCGCCGAGCAGATGCGCGTCTCGCTCGATCGACTCGGGGAGAGCGGCGGCTCGTTCGACACGGTTGTCGTCGGCGATTTCATGGGCGAGCTCGACGTCGCCCGTGTGGTGCACGACGTACAGCGGCAGATCGAGGCGGGAGCCTTCGCGAGCTGGGGGGTGAACAACTGGCCCGCCTCCGCCCTGCAGCGTGCGCTCGACGTGGCCGCCGCCGAGGGACTCACCCCTCCGAGCTTCGCCCAGCTGAAGTACGGCCTCGTGCGGCGCAGCATGGCCGAGGGGTCGTACTACGGCCGCTGGTTCCGCGACGGCACCCTCGCCCTGCAGGCCTCGGACGTGTTCGAGGGCGGCATGCTCGTGGGAGAGCTCGCGCCGTCGCGCAAGATCGGGGCCGACGTCGGCGGGATCCGCGAGCGCATCGTCGCGGCGGTGCCGCGGGTGCACGAGGTCGCCGCGGAGCTCGGCGCCACCCCCGCGCAGCTCGGGATCGCCTTCTGCCTCGCGAACCCCGCGACCGCGAACGTGCTGTTCGGGGCATCCAGCGCGGCGCAGCTCATCGACAACCTCGGCGCGCTCGAGGTGCTCGAGCGCGTGGGTGCGGAGCGTCTCCGCGCGTGCACGGCCGAGTTCTGGCTCGACCGCGACGTGCGCGCGGACGGGGTGTGGGCGCCCGAGCTGTAG
- a CDS encoding amidohydrolase has protein sequence MPATDPVPTPVPADLVLRNGVVRVLDAAGTRAEAVAVSGNRIVAVGSDAEVSRWIGPPTRVVELDGRAVLPGINDSHLHAAWLGARWPHTFFGGGSEGAPAPGALVSTRAERRAAILRAGRLLIEAGITSYTEPGLGPGEDAGETGCFHSEVLDVYRELAAEGALLQRVTALALYGVLDGPSDVATVLAGIRSHVAAPPESHPEWLQVPGIKIFGDLIPLSRQAWTSRPYDDGTHGDLLVEGETLERKAADLAAMIRAAHAAGLQVGVHATGDRTIQLAIDTIADAAAEPGARTAAELAHTIIHGDLATAAQIAELRAQGMWLNAQSGIAAHTSDWLAGVMGADTAADAWRYSDALDAGVLVLSSDAPVLGFDWRRGIADAEARIVASGGSSDAAACATRMLGLLRAYTALPAAQDRADAWKGTVEVGKVADLVVLELDPFAVGAAELPGVEIDATVLDGRVVYERAGAAPDRTGHPELA, from the coding sequence ATGCCCGCAACCGACCCCGTCCCCACTCCCGTCCCCGCCGATCTGGTGCTGCGCAACGGCGTCGTCCGCGTGCTCGACGCCGCTGGCACGCGGGCCGAAGCGGTCGCGGTCAGCGGGAATCGAATCGTCGCCGTCGGCTCCGACGCCGAGGTCTCGCGCTGGATCGGGCCGCCGACCCGGGTCGTCGAGCTCGACGGTCGAGCGGTGCTGCCCGGGATCAATGACTCGCACCTGCATGCCGCGTGGCTCGGGGCACGCTGGCCCCACACGTTCTTCGGAGGCGGGTCCGAGGGCGCCCCGGCGCCCGGGGCGCTCGTCTCGACGCGCGCGGAGCGGCGCGCGGCCATCCTCCGCGCCGGTCGTCTGCTCATCGAGGCGGGGATCACGAGCTACACCGAGCCGGGCCTCGGGCCGGGCGAGGATGCGGGTGAGACCGGCTGCTTCCACAGTGAAGTGCTCGACGTGTACCGGGAGCTCGCCGCCGAGGGGGCGCTGCTGCAGCGGGTCACGGCCCTCGCGCTCTACGGGGTGCTCGACGGACCGAGCGACGTGGCGACCGTACTCGCGGGGATCCGGAGCCACGTCGCCGCGCCGCCCGAGTCGCACCCCGAGTGGCTGCAGGTGCCCGGCATCAAGATCTTCGGCGACCTCATCCCGCTCTCGCGCCAGGCCTGGACGAGCCGCCCGTACGACGACGGGACCCACGGGGACCTGCTCGTCGAGGGCGAGACGCTCGAGCGCAAGGCCGCCGACCTCGCCGCGATGATTCGCGCCGCGCACGCGGCTGGACTGCAGGTCGGGGTGCACGCCACCGGCGACCGCACGATTCAGCTCGCGATCGACACGATTGCCGACGCGGCGGCCGAGCCCGGTGCTCGCACGGCCGCCGAGCTCGCCCACACCATCATTCACGGCGACCTCGCGACCGCCGCGCAGATCGCCGAGCTGCGCGCGCAGGGGATGTGGCTGAACGCGCAGTCCGGGATCGCGGCGCACACCTCCGACTGGCTCGCCGGTGTCATGGGGGCGGACACCGCGGCGGATGCGTGGCGCTACAGCGATGCGCTCGACGCCGGGGTGCTCGTGCTGTCGTCGGACGCGCCGGTGCTCGGATTCGACTGGCGGCGCGGGATCGCGGACGCGGAGGCCCGCATCGTGGCCTCGGGCGGGTCGAGCGATGCCGCGGCGTGCGCGACGCGGATGCTCGGCCTCCTGCGCGCCTACACCGCGCTGCCCGCTGCGCAGGATCGTGCGGACGCCTGGAAGGGGACGGTCGAGGTGGGCAAGGTCGCCGATCTCGTCGTGCTGGAGCTCGATCCGTTTGCGGTCGGCGCTGCGGAACTGCCCGGGGTCGAGATCGACGCGACGGTGCTCGACGGCCGGGTGGTCTACGAGCGGGCCGGTGCGGCCCCTGATCGCACGGGCCACCCGGAACTCGCATAG
- a CDS encoding zinc-binding dehydrogenase, giving the protein MTIPTSTRAAVLTRHGEPLELQELPLPRELEPGAVLVRITCATLCGTDIEIWSGRMTFPGMLPMVLGHEMVGEVIAVGAGATGGGGPVDALGEPIRVGDRLGWSESVCGACYGCTVLRQPVACANRGYGFLQRSDVPPYATAGLAEVAYVTPGAQKLRLPDDVPDTWASAAGCAAKTVLRAFDRAGGVRPGSTVVVQGSGALGLFATAVASISGAARVITVGAPASRLTLAGRFGATDTIDIAGGSEATIARVHELTGGRGADLVLDFAGAPSVGPEAIAMAAQRGTVTIVGSTGPTSDPIPLSAIMGKELTVVGSLNGDVSDYARSIEFFRSFAARFPWDDLFSAPCGLEEAGARIATMHRLGEVKAVIDPRLTASKESA; this is encoded by the coding sequence ATGACGATCCCCACATCCACCCGCGCGGCGGTGCTGACCCGGCACGGCGAACCGCTGGAGCTGCAGGAGCTGCCGCTCCCCCGCGAGCTCGAACCCGGAGCCGTGCTCGTGCGCATCACCTGCGCGACCCTGTGCGGCACCGACATCGAGATCTGGTCGGGCCGGATGACGTTCCCCGGCATGCTGCCGATGGTGCTCGGGCACGAGATGGTGGGCGAGGTGATCGCGGTGGGTGCCGGCGCCACGGGCGGCGGCGGTCCCGTCGACGCGCTCGGGGAGCCGATCCGCGTGGGCGATCGCCTCGGCTGGTCGGAGTCGGTGTGCGGGGCGTGCTACGGCTGCACGGTGCTCCGCCAGCCGGTCGCCTGCGCGAACCGCGGGTACGGGTTCCTGCAGCGCTCCGACGTGCCGCCCTACGCCACCGCGGGGCTCGCGGAGGTCGCCTACGTCACCCCCGGCGCGCAGAAGCTCCGCCTGCCGGACGACGTGCCCGACACCTGGGCCTCGGCCGCGGGGTGCGCCGCGAAGACGGTGCTGCGGGCCTTCGACCGCGCGGGCGGAGTTCGCCCTGGATCGACCGTCGTCGTGCAGGGATCGGGCGCGCTCGGCCTCTTCGCCACCGCCGTCGCGAGCATCTCCGGCGCGGCCCGGGTCATCACCGTGGGCGCCCCCGCTTCGCGACTCACCCTCGCCGGTCGCTTCGGCGCGACCGACACGATCGACATCGCCGGCGGCTCGGAGGCGACGATCGCCCGAGTGCACGAGCTCACCGGTGGCCGCGGCGCCGACCTCGTGCTCGACTTCGCCGGGGCCCCGAGTGTCGGGCCCGAAGCGATCGCGATGGCGGCGCAGCGCGGCACCGTCACAATCGTCGGCTCGACGGGCCCGACCAGCGATCCGATCCCCCTCTCGGCGATCATGGGCAAGGAACTCACGGTCGTCGGATCCCTCAACGGCGACGTGTCCGACTACGCCCGCTCGATCGAGTTCTTCCGCAGCTTCGCGGCGCGCTTCCCCTGGGACGACCTCTTCTCGGCGCCCTGCGGCCTCGAGGAGGCCGGTGCGCGCATCGCGACCATGCATCGACTCGGCGAGGTCAAGGCCGTCATCGATCCCCGACTCACCGCCTCGAAGGAGTCCGCATGA
- a CDS encoding aldo/keto reductase, with amino-acid sequence MSTVPVPRRRIGQSELEASVFALGSWHIYDRMHFEDAVELVRMAVDRGITLFDVGVYGVPGGPPAFTDVLFSAIVRAAGLSRDDFLLSEKLWLEGWDPRAGFRPQLERALIRVGTEHADLVILGDLRRDDVALRDLVQDLGALREAGLIRAWGVNNWSAANVRALLDLAAEDGLPGPDIAQLKYNVSRRSIPDGEPFAELWRRGLSMQASDVLEGGYLAGKQRTEREVGRDPGGIRQRIIDDVPAFVALAAELEASPAQLAIAFSLTHPATANTLFGASSVAQLEANLASLELLERVGADTIRDRVAPFWADRGLVDPEGP; translated from the coding sequence ATGAGCACCGTCCCCGTGCCGCGCCGCCGCATCGGCCAGAGCGAGCTGGAGGCGTCAGTCTTCGCCCTCGGCTCCTGGCACATCTACGACCGCATGCACTTCGAAGACGCGGTCGAGCTCGTCCGCATGGCCGTCGACCGGGGCATCACGCTCTTCGACGTCGGCGTCTACGGCGTCCCGGGCGGGCCGCCCGCCTTCACCGACGTGCTGTTCTCGGCCATCGTGCGGGCGGCGGGGCTGTCGCGCGACGACTTCCTGCTGTCGGAGAAGCTCTGGCTGGAGGGGTGGGATCCGCGTGCCGGGTTCCGGCCGCAGCTCGAGCGCGCGCTCATCCGCGTCGGCACCGAGCACGCGGACCTCGTGATCCTCGGCGACCTGCGGCGCGACGACGTTGCGCTGCGCGACCTCGTCCAGGATCTCGGCGCACTGCGGGAGGCGGGGCTGATCCGCGCCTGGGGGGTCAACAACTGGTCGGCCGCGAACGTGCGGGCCCTGCTCGACCTGGCCGCCGAGGACGGCCTCCCCGGGCCCGACATCGCCCAGCTCAAGTACAACGTGTCCCGCCGGTCGATCCCGGACGGCGAGCCCTTCGCCGAGCTCTGGCGCCGCGGCCTCTCCATGCAGGCCTCCGACGTGCTCGAGGGCGGCTATCTCGCCGGCAAGCAGCGCACGGAGCGCGAGGTCGGACGGGATCCCGGGGGGATCCGGCAGCGGATCATCGACGACGTCCCCGCGTTCGTCGCACTCGCGGCGGAGCTCGAGGCCAGCCCGGCCCAGCTCGCGATCGCCTTCTCGCTGACGCACCCGGCCACCGCCAACACACTGTTCGGGGCATCGAGCGTGGCGCAGCTCGAGGCCAACCTCGCGAGCCTCGAGCTGCTCGAGCGGGTCGGCGCCGACACCATCCGCGACCGCGTCGCGCCGTTCTGGGCGGACCGCGGCCTCGTCGACCCGGAAGGACCCTGA